In Aristaeella hokkaidonensis, the following are encoded in one genomic region:
- a CDS encoding ABC transporter ATP-binding protein: protein MHNGICVTDLYKKYGNNTVLNNINMTLMPGEIVGLVGTNGAGKSTLLSILCGLKRNYTGNVEIDGVNIRSMRRKKNIGCLIENPGLYPALTGMENIKYFTSFTDTVTTDEIKALVGALELGDFINKKVKKYSLGMKQRLGIAIALLGSPKYLLLDEPMRGVDPEVIPALRKYLVSRAREAGTGIMISSHILGEIESMCDRVIVLQAGRIIESIDLKEDAGSAEEDYIISSSETVQIEAFLREKGYSVRRTENKLMVRTRDTEVNELIKLLVANGLNLTGIAPYRENLEERFIKAIKQEEDQ, encoded by the coding sequence ATGCATAATGGGATTTGCGTGACTGACTTGTATAAAAAATATGGAAACAACACGGTTCTGAATAACATCAATATGACCCTGATGCCGGGGGAAATTGTCGGTCTTGTAGGGACAAACGGCGCAGGCAAGAGTACCTTGCTGTCTATTCTCTGCGGATTGAAAAGGAACTATACGGGAAACGTGGAAATCGATGGCGTAAATATTCGTTCAATGCGAAGAAAGAAGAATATCGGCTGTTTGATAGAGAATCCCGGTCTGTATCCGGCACTTACAGGCATGGAGAATATCAAGTATTTTACCTCATTCACGGATACAGTCACCACAGATGAGATAAAAGCATTGGTCGGGGCATTGGAGCTGGGGGATTTTATTAACAAGAAGGTGAAAAAATACTCTCTTGGTATGAAGCAACGGCTCGGAATCGCTATTGCACTGCTTGGGAGTCCCAAGTACCTGCTGCTCGACGAGCCCATGCGTGGCGTAGACCCTGAAGTCATACCTGCGTTAAGGAAATATCTGGTCTCCCGCGCGCGCGAGGCAGGCACAGGCATCATGATTTCCAGCCATATCTTAGGGGAAATCGAGTCCATGTGCGACAGGGTGATAGTTCTGCAGGCGGGGCGGATCATAGAATCCATTGATCTGAAGGAAGACGCGGGCAGCGCAGAGGAAGATTATATCATCTCGTCGAGTGAGACTGTGCAGATAGAAGCATTCCTGCGTGAGAAGGGCTATTCGGTGCGGCGTACAGAGAATAAGTTGATGGTTAGAACCAGGGATACCGAAGTGAACGAGCTGATCAAATTGCTTGTAGCAAACGGTCTGAACCTGACGGGAATCGCACCCTACAGAGAGAACCTGGAAGAACGTTTCATCAAGGCAATCAAACAGGAGGAAGATCAGTGA
- a CDS encoding flavodoxin family protein, giving the protein MSTTYKIVTINGSPRGAKSSTGAFLKAVVSGLRKRIDIETYELDLSKYKVSFCRGCSNCFETGKCPLDLQDDMPELKKMILMADVLLIGTPIYAGNITAQMKLLLDRMSYWMHLMCLCGKPTALLTSSCGNGANFVKTYLSSAVKFMGGREVSFQNYLVFTENDVQEVENVQRTEEMVADIIGALNDPTHIGERERKDLDYIFHSMQKNMKLYEEEPNFEYRFWKHNGFFEFESYMDVIMNSERIISDFGGTL; this is encoded by the coding sequence TTGAGTACGACATACAAAATTGTGACGATAAATGGGAGCCCAAGAGGGGCAAAATCAAGCACTGGAGCCTTTCTCAAAGCTGTTGTCAGCGGGCTTCGGAAGAGGATCGACATCGAAACGTATGAGCTTGATTTAAGCAAGTACAAGGTGAGCTTCTGCAGAGGTTGCTCGAACTGCTTTGAAACTGGGAAATGCCCGCTGGATCTGCAGGACGATATGCCCGAACTCAAAAAGATGATTCTGATGGCAGACGTTTTGCTGATCGGCACGCCCATATACGCAGGGAATATCACGGCGCAGATGAAACTTTTGCTGGATAGAATGTCTTACTGGATGCATCTGATGTGCCTCTGTGGAAAGCCGACGGCCCTTCTCACATCCTCTTGTGGGAATGGAGCAAACTTCGTGAAGACCTATCTGTCTTCGGCGGTGAAGTTTATGGGGGGACGAGAGGTCTCCTTCCAGAATTATCTTGTCTTCACAGAGAATGATGTGCAGGAGGTGGAGAATGTACAGAGAACCGAAGAAATGGTCGCAGACATTATTGGAGCCCTAAATGATCCGACGCACATTGGTGAGCGTGAGCGGAAGGATCTTGATTATATCTTTCATTCCATGCAGAAAAACATGAAGCTTTATGAGGAAGAGCCCAACTTTGAATACCGGTTCTGGAAACACAATGGATTCTTTGAATTTGAGAGTTACATGGATGTAATTATGAATTCTGAACGAATTATTTCGGACTTTGGAGGCACACTATAA
- a CDS encoding type 2 lanthipeptide synthetase LanM family protein, translating into MKLLVPRQSQQTDAGFDFQDSLSFWDGLFPEIKERTALLNSLKSLGEQLDESALRRLFDSQKQISFDFFEQEFNDTYVASIQQGLEAVNEDILGWMNYFKPLLVSCMEPLFNRIHHCSVVLEPRALFCRSVSALARILFQMAFRVLIAETNASRDEGLLKGADTVARATYYKEVLLQDVSYLKAVYSRYQVLTDMMLKKTGLICEYIESIITDYETNHEAIGRELNGGSTFGKLVHIRLGEGDTHNQGKSVAIIEFEQGILVYKPRTLQLEQRYNTFIEHLNAAHIPGFLDIKTIRLKNTGETGWCEFVRQKPCKEEAEVRDYYTRIGELLAIFYLFSASDFHAENIIACGAYPLVIDMETLFSADLFDQKTIEKSVFSYIGSLLTYSVKASAILPTMIRNRKTNKQVDLSGLSMDEEQESPYKSFCIMDADKDTIHIVAKNLAIGGHNNSVKLHNRSMESQKYLGEMLRGFEITYEYFVNNRESVLAYIEEHFSGLMFRVLLRGTVTYGQMLSTMYHPDLVQSFLDREIYLNRLFLNADEKHIALVLAEIEDMKRDDVPMFMASTDERSLYTCAGQALEGIVQNSALEMLRSKLERMGAADLCFQRRVIIYSYADLYRNDVYITGYRYHEAEEAQEPDGESQIHVLVEQVAKYCDANSISLTVNGQTERSWIGYLEVEDQFRTITPIGINLYDGNAGMVLFYAALYKYTQKRCYLETMREVLRPIEQYFEKNSIGKETQNGLYNGCSGAVYLYAVISDLLHEESYRAHADRLLREMASSRVLSQKNDVMIGNAGAILVAARLSEPGDAIIDPYLHTLAQKIIEAADVYPTGCFIGKEGYTGYAHGTAGISHALYKVYKRTGDEHILLAVEKMLAYERGQYVTEAGNFRRSLTDKRCDCKWCHGMSGILLNRLSLKEDGYSDSLLDSEIEIGIRTLKQVGFGADYCLCHGDIGNLMILQQAAVLLQDGALQQQVRRNTERLATQLIERLKGSPDFLENAGFGLMTGLAGIGYGLIALEDRNARIPNILAV; encoded by the coding sequence ATGAAACTTCTGGTTCCTCGGCAGAGTCAGCAGACGGACGCTGGCTTCGATTTTCAGGACAGTCTATCTTTCTGGGATGGTCTCTTCCCAGAGATAAAGGAGCGGACAGCCCTACTAAACAGTTTGAAGTCCCTTGGGGAACAGCTCGATGAGTCTGCTCTGCGGCGTTTATTCGATAGTCAGAAGCAGATTTCGTTTGATTTCTTTGAACAGGAATTCAATGACACATATGTTGCTAGTATCCAGCAGGGGCTTGAAGCGGTGAACGAAGATATTTTGGGGTGGATGAACTATTTTAAACCGCTCCTCGTCTCGTGTATGGAGCCATTGTTCAACCGAATCCATCATTGTTCGGTTGTTTTGGAGCCAAGAGCTCTGTTTTGTCGTTCGGTGAGTGCACTTGCCAGAATTCTCTTCCAGATGGCATTTCGCGTACTTATTGCTGAAACCAATGCGAGCCGGGATGAAGGTCTGCTGAAGGGTGCTGATACCGTTGCGAGAGCAACATATTACAAAGAGGTGCTCTTGCAGGATGTATCATATTTGAAGGCTGTCTATTCCAGATACCAGGTCTTGACTGATATGATGCTGAAGAAGACCGGGCTGATCTGTGAATATATTGAATCCATTATAACAGATTACGAAACGAATCATGAAGCCATCGGGCGGGAACTGAACGGCGGATCTACCTTCGGGAAACTTGTCCATATCAGGCTCGGAGAAGGTGACACCCACAACCAGGGGAAAAGCGTTGCAATCATTGAGTTCGAACAAGGGATCCTGGTCTATAAGCCAAGGACTCTTCAACTCGAACAGCGCTACAATACTTTCATTGAGCACCTGAATGCAGCGCACATCCCAGGGTTTTTAGACATCAAAACAATCCGTCTGAAAAACACCGGAGAGACTGGCTGGTGCGAGTTTGTAAGGCAGAAACCCTGCAAAGAAGAAGCCGAAGTCAGGGATTATTACACGCGGATTGGTGAACTGCTTGCGATCTTCTATCTCTTCAGCGCCTCTGACTTCCATGCGGAGAATATTATCGCATGCGGTGCATATCCGCTGGTCATTGACATGGAGACACTTTTCTCTGCTGATCTGTTTGATCAGAAAACAATAGAGAAGTCTGTGTTCAGTTATATTGGTAGCCTCCTGACCTATTCTGTTAAGGCCTCTGCCATCCTGCCGACAATGATCCGAAATCGAAAGACGAATAAGCAGGTAGATCTTTCTGGCTTGTCCATGGACGAGGAACAAGAATCCCCCTACAAGTCCTTTTGTATCATGGATGCAGACAAGGATACGATTCATATTGTTGCAAAAAACCTTGCTATAGGTGGACATAACAACAGTGTAAAATTGCATAATCGGAGTATGGAATCTCAAAAATATCTCGGGGAGATGCTCCGCGGCTTCGAAATCACCTACGAGTATTTTGTAAATAATCGGGAGTCTGTATTGGCGTACATTGAGGAGCACTTCAGCGGGCTGATGTTCCGCGTCTTGCTCAGAGGTACAGTGACATACGGCCAGATGCTTTCAACGATGTATCATCCCGACCTTGTGCAGTCTTTTTTGGACAGGGAAATCTACCTGAACCGGTTGTTTTTGAACGCTGATGAGAAGCATATCGCTCTGGTTCTGGCCGAAATTGAGGATATGAAGAGAGACGATGTTCCTATGTTCATGGCGTCCACAGACGAGCGGAGCCTCTACACCTGTGCAGGCCAGGCACTGGAAGGTATTGTACAAAATTCAGCGCTGGAGATGCTCCGAAGTAAACTTGAACGAATGGGTGCGGCAGATCTTTGCTTTCAGAGGCGCGTGATTATCTACAGCTATGCAGACCTGTACAGAAATGATGTTTATATTACAGGCTATCGCTATCATGAAGCCGAAGAAGCGCAAGAGCCGGACGGAGAGTCACAGATCCATGTGCTGGTGGAACAGGTCGCGAAATATTGCGATGCAAACAGTATTAGTCTTACGGTGAACGGTCAGACCGAGCGTTCATGGATCGGATATCTTGAGGTGGAGGATCAGTTTCGAACGATTACTCCCATCGGGATTAATCTTTACGATGGCAATGCTGGGATGGTGCTTTTCTATGCCGCGCTATACAAGTATACGCAGAAGCGGTGCTATTTGGAAACTATGCGGGAAGTGCTCCGACCGATTGAACAGTATTTTGAGAAAAATAGCATCGGCAAGGAAACACAAAATGGTTTATACAATGGATGTAGCGGCGCGGTCTATCTCTACGCTGTCATATCGGATTTGCTCCATGAGGAATCTTACAGAGCGCATGCTGACAGATTACTGCGGGAGATGGCGAGTAGTAGAGTGCTCTCTCAGAAGAACGATGTGATGATAGGAAATGCGGGAGCGATTCTTGTTGCTGCCCGCTTGTCGGAGCCCGGAGACGCGATCATTGATCCGTATCTGCATACACTTGCGCAGAAGATCATAGAAGCGGCAGATGTGTATCCTACAGGTTGTTTTATAGGAAAGGAAGGTTACACTGGCTATGCGCACGGCACAGCAGGTATTTCCCATGCCTTGTACAAGGTTTACAAGCGGACAGGGGATGAGCACATCCTTTTGGCTGTGGAAAAAATGCTTGCTTATGAGCGTGGACAATACGTTACAGAAGCAGGTAATTTCCGCAGGAGCCTTACTGACAAACGCTGTGATTGCAAGTGGTGTCATGGAATGTCGGGCATTCTGCTCAACCGCCTTTCGCTCAAGGAGGATGGATATTCAGATAGCCTCCTCGACAGTGAGATTGAGATTGGCATTCGGACGTTGAAGCAAGTGGGCTTTGGCGCGGATTACTGCCTTTGCCATGGCGACATCGGCAATCTCATGATCTTGCAACAAGCGGCAGTGCTTTTGCAGGATGGAGCTCTACAGCAACAAGTCAGACGGAACACAGAGCGTCTCGCCACACAATTGATAGAACGGCTGAAAGGCAGTCCGGATTTTCTGGAAAATGCTGGCTTTGGTCTGATGACAGGGCTTGCCGGAATCGGATACGGCTTAATTGCATTAGAGGACAGAAACGCTCGAATCCCCAATATTCTTGCAGTTTAG
- a CDS encoding plantaricin C family lantibiotic, producing the protein MNKKRSFVVGDLMQEIQEQDLMVPVGGAVDGGGNRVQSVLTVISAITAITGLTAWSNDKATRKFKCGEVLTLSAECNGGTAC; encoded by the coding sequence ATGAACAAAAAGAGGAGCTTTGTAGTTGGAGATCTCATGCAGGAAATTCAGGAACAGGATCTTATGGTGCCTGTTGGTGGCGCAGTGGACGGTGGTGGCAATAGAGTACAGTCCGTCTTAACTGTCATTTCTGCAATTACGGCAATTACAGGCCTTACCGCATGGTCAAATGATAAGGCGACCAGAAAGTTCAAGTGCGGAGAAGTTCTTACGTTGTCTGCTGAGTGTAATGGCGGCACAGCGTGCTAA
- a CDS encoding DUF2804 domain-containing protein: MQRRIITPGPLHDEKGHLIETGYATELIKTYDRTRICTGRSRIKEWDYYAICSDRFCLALTIDHNGYMTMDSISLLDFERKSQITKSAMNLPLFAPRKLPSSSKNGSISVTGKGYMISFENDGISRRLTGFMNRFSGENTIVFDVMLTDEPKESMVIVTPYKDHPEAFYYNQKINCMRVEGTITLGGREYRCDPADTFAVLDWGRGVWTYDNTWYWGSASGLVDGVPFGFNIGYGFGDTSAASENVLVYDGKIHKLEQVTFEIPEKDGKEDYLSPWNFTSSDGRFEMKFEPIMDRCAKTDLLIICSDQHQVFGRFSGSVVLDDGRKLQIDHLTGFAEKVRNKW; the protein is encoded by the coding sequence ATGCAGCGCCGAATCATAACACCCGGTCCGCTTCATGATGAAAAGGGTCATCTGATCGAAACCGGATATGCCACAGAGCTCATCAAGACCTATGACAGAACCCGGATCTGCACGGGCAGGTCAAGGATCAAGGAATGGGATTACTATGCGATCTGTTCAGACCGGTTCTGCCTGGCGCTGACCATTGATCATAATGGCTATATGACCATGGACAGTATCTCCCTGCTGGATTTTGAACGGAAAAGCCAGATTACGAAATCCGCAATGAACCTGCCCTTGTTTGCTCCGCGGAAACTTCCGTCCAGCAGCAAAAACGGCAGCATCAGTGTGACCGGGAAGGGATATATGATCTCCTTTGAAAATGATGGGATCAGCCGCCGGCTGACCGGGTTCATGAACAGGTTCAGCGGAGAAAACACCATTGTTTTTGATGTGATGCTGACGGATGAACCGAAGGAATCCATGGTGATTGTGACGCCCTACAAGGATCATCCGGAAGCCTTCTACTATAACCAGAAAATCAACTGTATGCGTGTGGAAGGAACCATAACGCTGGGCGGCCGGGAATACCGGTGTGATCCGGCGGATACCTTTGCTGTACTGGACTGGGGCCGGGGCGTATGGACTTATGACAATACCTGGTACTGGGGATCAGCTTCGGGCCTGGTGGACGGTGTTCCCTTCGGATTCAATATCGGCTATGGTTTCGGGGATACGTCCGCAGCCAGTGAGAACGTCCTGGTTTATGACGGGAAAATTCACAAACTGGAGCAGGTAACATTCGAAATTCCGGAAAAGGACGGGAAGGAAGATTATCTGTCCCCGTGGAATTTTACGAGCAGCGACGGACGGTTTGAGATGAAGTTTGAACCGATCATGGACCGCTGTGCGAAAACAGATCTGCTGATTATCTGCTCAGACCAGCATCAGGTGTTTGGCCGGTTTTCCGGTTCGGTAGTCCTGGATGACGGCCGGAAACTGCAGATTGATCACCTGACCGGATTCGCGGAGAAGGTCAGGAATAAATGGTAA
- a CDS encoding YdcF family protein produces the protein MKQILWCIAGLIVLCVVLRFAFFNEISVYSYIPASRQGEIKVTVEKPDVLRAGEPERGDGFIRIPVFPGEAGETDLYVTVSGRDDSSLHLLRVDRFHTVYDRNNDNFTGDTALLIGVTLFWLLVSAIMLWHFFQAKGTAFYDYSTIYYAGFSLFALVTGLTMLVITVSHAFHPEEYHMMMVYSAISGASAWFMKLTAPVMIVFAIALAVSNIVLMRHEGRQPGNALGLLVSITIILGEALGLYLMMRFSSGSEWEIRLERTLENTYATLFIYCQCMLTGAVICGIKAAKHNPALDKDFIIIHGCWFRKDGTLPPLLRDRADKAFSFWKKQKEATGKEAVFVPSGGQGKDETMPEGEAIRRYLQSQEVPDDLILTETKSRNTLENMSFSGEMIREKNPEGKVLFATSSYHVFRSGILAKRAGLTAEGIGSRTRWWFWPNAFIRETAGLLHKRWKQELLFLVMLLIFFGLLSMVL, from the coding sequence GTGAAACAGATCTTATGGTGTATTGCAGGATTGATTGTGCTCTGCGTTGTACTTCGTTTCGCTTTCTTTAATGAGATTTCTGTTTACAGCTATATACCAGCCAGCAGACAGGGTGAAATAAAGGTAACGGTGGAGAAACCGGATGTGCTGCGGGCGGGAGAACCGGAGCGCGGAGACGGATTTATCCGGATTCCGGTATTCCCGGGAGAAGCAGGAGAGACGGATCTGTATGTTACTGTTTCGGGAAGGGATGACAGTTCTTTGCATCTCCTGCGGGTAGATCGCTTTCATACAGTGTATGACAGAAACAACGATAACTTTACCGGTGATACGGCGCTGCTGATCGGAGTGACGTTGTTCTGGCTGCTGGTCAGCGCGATTATGCTCTGGCATTTCTTCCAGGCGAAGGGGACGGCCTTTTACGATTACAGCACCATTTACTATGCCGGCTTCTCCCTGTTTGCCCTGGTCACCGGTTTGACAATGTTGGTTATTACCGTTTCCCATGCCTTTCATCCGGAAGAATATCACATGATGATGGTTTACTCGGCTATCAGCGGTGCCAGCGCCTGGTTCATGAAGCTGACGGCTCCTGTGATGATCGTGTTTGCCATTGCACTGGCGGTAAGCAATATTGTGCTTATGCGGCATGAAGGACGGCAGCCGGGGAACGCACTTGGACTGCTGGTGAGTATTACCATAATCCTGGGAGAGGCTTTGGGACTGTACCTGATGATGCGGTTTTCCAGCGGATCGGAATGGGAAATCAGGCTGGAAAGAACCCTGGAGAATACTTACGCCACGCTCTTTATCTATTGCCAGTGCATGCTGACGGGTGCGGTAATCTGCGGGATCAAGGCGGCTAAACACAATCCGGCGCTGGATAAGGATTTCATCATTATCCATGGATGCTGGTTCCGGAAGGACGGGACGCTTCCGCCGCTCCTGCGGGACCGGGCGGACAAAGCGTTTTCCTTCTGGAAGAAGCAGAAGGAGGCAACCGGAAAGGAAGCGGTTTTTGTTCCGTCCGGCGGACAGGGAAAGGATGAAACTATGCCGGAAGGGGAAGCGATCCGGCGGTACCTGCAGTCACAGGAGGTACCGGATGATCTGATCCTGACAGAGACAAAATCCAGAAATACCCTTGAGAATATGAGCTTTTCCGGAGAAATGATCCGGGAGAAGAACCCGGAAGGGAAAGTGCTTTTTGCGACAAGCAGCTATCATGTTTTCCGCAGCGGGATCCTGGCGAAACGGGCAGGACTGACGGCAGAGGGAATCGGCAGCAGGACGAGATGGTGGTTCTGGCCCAATGCGTTTATCCGGGAAACCGCAGGCTTGCTGCACAAAAGATGGAAACAAGAGCTCCTGTTCCTCGTTATGCTGCTTATTTTCTTCGGGCTGCTGTCCATGGTTCTCTGA